From Styela clava chromosome 6, kaStyClav1.hap1.2, whole genome shotgun sequence, one genomic window encodes:
- the LOC120331310 gene encoding P-selectin-like, with amino-acid sequence MNIFLSVFVSLLVVYLNVSLVQGIKCWTCDGKNSLKECHAQYGKMLECSQPDHVCQNDYRTVRGKPLIIKGCKQERACITEVKQNKNDNQCGRVRLLKNLVCRCCCSFSGCNSKESGCLPPPAPCKRIQSIRNGRTYCPHGEIKFGTQCSFSCNNGFELVGKKTATCRPLGKGSKKGKWIPEELPFCKKIIIKCEPPRTAPESGFLSCKNSKEYAKFDGFNYAGSTCTYACEQNYYVAGKRITQCEFNRDWNNPPPTCKVGICEPEKEDPNRIEKCTNGNMFGSSCTFECKEGFNLIGHKKSDCAQIGYSEKGFWTKRFPRCAKIICFPEYTKFTQGTVKCSDNNFKDSVCTFTCNFGYDITETEKPFKEIICQDDDTADTKGQWSGNPPVCEQITCKPALHDPQNGQVACSNKNNIGSNCTFSCNEGYDLDGTVESSIESLCRDDGDGDEVGEWTVPEATCSPITCKPAASNPSDGYVRCTNRNFHKSTCSYECEDDYDLDDTNDLVALRTCEDSGKGVAEGEWSGKPPTCSTIICEPLPEFRDGFRFCSMQGGLSGAFCVMSCNDGYEAIGKTYISCSNLKRDGDAVGEWSDTPAVCELSYCEPPKYDASTVVQNCKAPKGYAIDEYRVGTVCEYKCINEGYYMVPNTGDEVVLQGFIRDRCNVNKKWSNRPPRCFPKTCLPPITTLENGHTPKCTNGNTFNSRCRFECLAKYGLTHENPLVCRADDDNDQYGKWSEEIPKCERNECDEFGIINNGKLNCSNGLKIGSTCDLTCIDKYTQKRYEQITCMPSAEWSQTKFVCCVRCLFNKRLNILTMFDSTAFTTQKDWQYIVQLMEKTINRMLYFRLDVGFGAARYAEVVDTESAVEKVRMRYTEHFIPVAEQIKNMPITGREANLGAALTYANDVYFKTTDRRREQFLILFTSGSGIMNNAVVEQAKIIRQRGINILVVAFNANKSASKTLLDISGLERNMISASNLEDLARLSEQISVISMTTGCTSASKSQPCS; translated from the exons ATGAATATTTTTCTGTCAGTTTTCGTCAGCTTGCTGGTCGTCTATTTAAATGTCAGCTTGGTTCAAG GTATCAAATGCTGGACATGCGATGGAAAAAACAGTTTAAAGGAATGTCATGCACAGTACGGGAAAATGTTGGAATGCTCCCAACCAGACCAT GTCTGTCAAAACGATTATCGAACTGTGAGAGGTAAACCACTTATTATAAAGGGATGTAAACAAGAACGAGCTTGCATAACAGAAGTCAAACAG AACAAAAATGACAATCAATGTGGAAGAGTCAGATTGTTGAAAAATCTTGTTTGCAGATGTTGTTGCTCATTCTCAGGATGTAATTCCAAAGAATCCGGATGTCTACCAC CACCCGCTCCATGTAAACGAATACAATCAATAAGAAATGGTAGAACATATTGTCCACACGGAGAAATTAAATTTGGCACGCAGTGTTCCTTTAGTTGTAACAACGGTTTTGAACTAGTCGGAAAAAAGACAGCAACTTGTAGACCTCTCGGCAAAGGAAGTAAAAAAGGAAAGTGGATACCCGAAGAACTACCATTCTGtaagaaaataataatcaaatgtGAACCTCCAAGAACAGCTCCTGAAAGCGGTTTTCTATCCTGTAAAAACTCCAAAGAATACGCAAAGTTTGATGGTTTCAACTACGCGGGCTCCACCTGTACTTACGCCTGTGAGCAAAATTATTACGTTGCAGGAAAGAGAATAACACAATGCGAGTTTAATCGAGACTGGAACAATCCTCCTCCAACATGTAAAGTGGGAATTTGCGAACCAGAGAAGGAAGATCCGAATCGTATTGAAAAATGCACGAATGGAAATATGTTTGGAAGTTCGTGCACATTTGAATGCAAAGAAGGATTCAACCTCATCGGACATAAAAAATCAGATTGTGCCCAAATTGGTTACAGCGAAAAAGGCTTTTGGACGAAAAGGTTCCCGCGTTGTGCGAAGATAATTTGTTTCCCAGAGTACACAAAATTTACTCAAGGCACGGTAAAGTGCAGCGACAATAACTTCAAGGACAGCGTTTGTACATTCACCTGCAATTTCGGATATGATATCACCGAAACAGAAAAACCGTTTAAAGAAATAATATGTCAGGACGACGATACTGCGGACACAAAGGGACAGTGGTCTGGCAATCCACCAGTATGTGAGCAAATTACTTGCAAGCCTGCACTGCATGATCCCCAAAACGGGCAAGTTGCGTGTTCAAACAAGAATAATATTGGAAGCAATTGTACCTTTTCTTGTAATGAAGGTTACGATTTGGATGGCACTGTGGAATCTTCCATTGAATCACTATGCAGAGATGATGGGGACGGGGACGAAGTGGGAGAATGGACAGTTCCTGAAGCAACGTGCAGTCCAATCACTTGTAAACCTGCAGCATCAAACCCCAGTGATGGATATGTGAGGTGCACAAacagaaatttccataaaaGCACATGCTCTTATGAATGTGAGGATGATTACGACTTGGACGATACCAATGATTTGGTCGCTTTAAGAACCTGTGAGGATAGCGGAAAAGGCGTGGCAGAGGGTGAATGGAGCGGTAAACCTCCCACGTGTTCCACCATAATATGTGAACCTTTGCCAGAGTTTCGTGATGGTTTCCGATTTTGTTCAATGCAGGGGGGCTTGAGTGGCGCCTTTTGCGTGATGTCTTGCAACGACGGATATGAAGCGATAGGAAAGACGTACATCAGTTGCTCGAATTTGAAAAGAGACGGAGATGCAGTAGGTGAATGGAGCGATACACCAGCTGTATGTGAATTAAGTTACTGTGAGCCACCGAAATACGACGCATCGACTGTGGTACAAAATTGCAAGGCACCAAAAGGCTATGCCATCGATGAATACAGAGTAGGAACGGTATGCGAATACAAATGTATTAACGAAGGTTACTACATGGTACCAAACACTGGCGATGAAGTCGTCCTTCAAGGTTTTATAAGAGACAGGTgcaatgtaaataaaaaatggtCGAACCGCCCGCCTCGATGTTTTCCTAAAACTTGCTTGCCTCCCATAACTACACTTGAGAATGGTCATACGCCTAAATGCACCAATGGTAACACTTTCAACTCCAGGTGTCGTTTTGAATGCTTGGCAAAATACGGGCTAACGCATGAAAATCCTTTAGTATGCCGAGCTGATGATGACAATGATCAGTATGGTAAATGGAGTGAAGAAATACCCAAATGTGAGAGGAATGAATGTGATGAGTTTGGAATTATTAATAACGGAAAATTGAACTGTTCTAACGGACTAAAAATCGGTTCTACGTGTGATTTGACATGTATTGACAAATACACACAGAAAAGATATGAGCAAATAACTTGTATGCCGAGTGCTGAATGGAGCCAAACAAAATTCGTCTGCTGTGTGCGTTGCCTTTTCAACAAGCGGCTCAATATTTTGACCATGTTTGATTCAACAGCCTTTACAACGCAGAAGGATTGGCAATACATTGTTCAACTGATGGAGAAAACCATTAATAGAATGCTGTACTTCCGTCTGGATGTCGGATTCGGAGCAGCTCGATACGCTGAAGTGGTTGACACTGAAAGCGCGGTTGAAAAAGTAAGAATGAGATACACCGAGCATTTCATCCCAGTGGCAGAACAAATCAAGAACATGCCGATAACTGGGAGAG AGGCAAATTTAGGAGCGGCACTGACATACGCCAACGATGTTTACTTTAAAACTACCGATAGAAGACGTGAACAATTTCTTATCTTGTTCACATCAGGATCGGGTATAATGAATAACGCAGTTGTCGAGCAAGCGAAGATTATCAGACAGAGGGGAATAAAC ATATTGGTGGTAGCCTTCAACGCAAATAAGAGTGCAAGCAAGAcactattggatatttctggtCTTGAACGAAATATGATATCTGCGTCGAATCTAGAAGACTTGGCACGTTTGTCAGAACAAATCAGTGTAATATCAATGACGACCGGATGCACATCAGCTAGCAAATCACAACCGTGCTCTTAG